A window of the Nycticebus coucang isolate mNycCou1 chromosome 3, mNycCou1.pri, whole genome shotgun sequence genome harbors these coding sequences:
- the TMEM72 gene encoding transmembrane protein 72 isoform X3: MLLSVACFLHPVLVWHVTIPGSMLIITGLAYFLLSKRKKRKAAPEVLGPPEQYTDPSGSAMSTTGSGDTEQTYTFHGALKEGPSSLFIHMKSILKGAKKPSPLQAPDTLMELSLEPADSLARKKQVHFEDNVVRIIPSLTEGLDEGDSEPEETTSDTAPIIPHAQAPLLLSSFMATDLF, from the exons ATGCTACTGTCCGTGGCCTGCTTCCTCCACCCTGTCCTGGTCTGGCACGTGACCATCCCAG GCTCCATGCTCATCATCACTGGCCTGGCCTACTTCCTGCTAAGCAAGCGGAAGAAGAGGAAAGCTGCCCCCGAGGTGCTGGGCCCCCCGGAGCAGTACACAGACCCCTCCGGCAGCGCCATGAGTACCACCGGTTCTGGGGACACTGAGCAAACCTATACCTTTCATGGGGCCCTCAAGGAGGGGCCCAGCTCCCTCTTCATCCACATGAAGAGCATCCTGAAGGGGGCCAAGAAGCCCAGCCCCCTGCAGGCCCCAGACACCCTGATGGAGCTGAGTCTGGAGCCGGCTGACTCCCTGGCCAGGAAGAAGCAGGTGCACTTTGAAGACAACGTGGTCCGAATCATCCCGTCCCTCACAGAAGGCCTGGACGAGGGGGACAGCGAGCCAGAGGAGACCACCTCCGACACAGCCCCCATCATCCCTCATGCCCAGGCCCCACTCCTCCTGTCTTCTTTCATGGCCACCGACCTGTTCTGA